The proteins below come from a single Gossypium raimondii isolate GPD5lz chromosome 2, ASM2569854v1, whole genome shotgun sequence genomic window:
- the LOC105789229 gene encoding auxin-responsive protein SAUR36 yields the protein MKKIGGFKLRRKLVTVFKWIFRPRKSSRFSSFLSRPIRTRNPLSRLCSFLRRGRIKGMSNSDPGYIQLGEQEVKRVEVPKGHLAVYVGESQSDTRRVVVPVIYFNHPLFGELLKEAERVYGFNQSGGITLPCGISEFEKVKMRIDDWDHCRRKQYRRYLL from the coding sequence atgaagaaaattgGAGGGTTCAAGCTTCGACGCAAGCTGGTAACAGTTTTCAAATGGATATTCCGACCCAGAAAAAGCAGCCGCTTCAGTAGTTTCTTATCACGTCCGATCCGAACCCGTAACCCATTATCCAGACTTTGTTCTTTCCTTCGACGGGGTAGAATCAAGGGGATGTCAAATTCGGATCCTGGATATATCCAATTGGGTGAGCAAGAAGTGAAGCGGGTTGAGGTACCCAAGGGACATCTTGCTGTGTACGTGGGCGAATCACAGAGTGACACGAGGAGAGTGGTGGTGCCTgtgatttattttaatcaccCACTGTTTGGGGAGTTGTTGAAGGAAGCGGAGCGGGTTTACGGGTTTAATCAATCGGGTGGGATTACGTTGCCTTGTGGGATTTCGGAGTTTGAGAAAGTGAAGATGAGAATTGACGATTGGGATCATTGCCGACGAAAACAATATCGTCGCTATTtgttatga